The following is a genomic window from Apodemus sylvaticus chromosome 10, mApoSyl1.1, whole genome shotgun sequence.
GGACAGAGCGGGAGCCTTTCCATCCCCCGGAGTCATCGTCCTTCTCCTAAAGGTGGGAGTAGGTCCGGGGCGCCCCAAACGGGCTCTTTCCCTACCACGCTCGGATGCCGTGCAGCGTGGAGACACCCGAATTGCCCTGCGGCATCCCGGGACTCTGCACGGTGTTCAAGTCCCCGACGCCGAAGTTCACGAAGTTGCcgttggcggcggcggcggcggcggcggcagaggCGACGGGGGGCTGCGCGGCGGGGGGCGCGGCGGGGTAGGCGGCGCAGCTGTAGCCAGGACTGCAGGCCGCGCCTCCGTAGCCGGGGTAGGGGTAGGCGTTGTAGCCGTAGGCATTGAGACCCACGCCGTAGGCAGGGGCGTAGGCTGCCGAGTCCCCCAGGCAGGGCTTCCCGTCGCGCACCAGCACCGGCACGGCGATCCTGCGCGCGGGTGGCGGCGGCGGCCCCAGCAGCTCCAGAGTCTGGTCCTGTCGCTGTCGCTTGCACTTGTAGCGGCGGTTCTGGAACCAGATCTTGACCTGCGTGGACGTGAGCTTCAGCACGCTGGCCAGCTGATCGCGCTCGGGCGCCGACAGGTACCGCTGCTGCTTGAAGCGCCGCTCCAGCTCGTAGACCTGCGCCTGGGAGAAGAGCACGCGTGGCTTCCGTCGCCGCCGCGCGCGTGGTCGTTCGGCGCCGTCCGTCTCGGCTTTGTCCAGCTCCACCGCCTTCTGCAGCGCGCACAGCTCTGAtggggaggagaggcagagagatggtCCTTTAGAGCGGTGGGCTCGGGGAGCTCAGGGCCCtcgtgggggcggggaggggtgtCACCCTAGTCCTGTGCGGGACACCCAGCTCCGCTTAAGCTTATCGCCGAGTGCACGGGGCTCGCACGGTTCGATGTTGGCGCAATTGCGCATCTGGGAAAAGCCTAAGTGACTTGGACACCTTACTTCAGTAAATGCttcaggacaaaacaaaacaagagaaatctCCCAGGCTCACCACCCCAGACCCCTTCCCCAGATAGTTCGCGTCCTCATGGCAATCCGCGATTTAGCTTTTCTggccataaaataaaatcatacggATGCTTGGAGTGAATTACATTAGGAATACTCCTGTTTGACCCTCGGGTGGTCAGCTTGTCCTTAAATAAGCAGTTAAAGAACTAGGAGGCCCAAAGCTTGGCGTCTCCAGCAGGGCTGCAAGCTGATGTTCGCGCGCGCGGCTTCTGGGCTTCCCAGTAACCGCGGGAGGACAGAGGCCTCTACACCGGCCCTGCAGGATTCCGGTCGGTAGCAATCAGTTCTGGAACCTCTCTAGTCCTCCTCCGATGTTCCTGGACCTTCTCTCTGCTCCTAGAGAAAACCTCGGAATGCTTTTCTAACTCGCAGAAGCCATTGGGCCTCTCTGGCTTTGCTCAGATCCGGAGGAGCTGGGCCTGGGTCTTCCTGCTCCTTCTGAGAGCTGGCCAGGAGCCCCTCTCCCTACTCTGAGATATCTGGTATTCGGCCACCTTCGGAAGCCTGCTCTTCACTTCTCGGTGTCTTTATTCTTTCCGTATTTTCCAACATTTCCCAGATAGAAATTTTTGTCTGATCCTGCCTGGAAACTgtactgaaaaaaacaaaaccaatcccAACTCCTGGCATCCACAGCATCGCATTTCAAATCACGACCCTGTCCCCAGACTCCTCTCTTTTGGCACAAAGGAGGCAAGGCCCGGAAAGGCAGGGTGGGCTACACAAGGCCCAGGATCCGCGGGGCTAAGCTTTCTGTTTAGCAGTTCTCAGAGTCTCAAAATATCCCCAAATCTGAAAGAGATTTTAACTCTCCAATACGAAGATTTGTTCTACCGCGGATTGTTAGCTTAACTTTGTAACAGATTCAAGAGCAAGGCCCTAACCTACTGGGGTTTTGTAGGCCGAAAACaatttttaatctctctctctctctctctctctctctctctctctctctctctctctctctctctctgacttttttCTGATCCTCTGAATTCGGCGTTCCCTCTAAACTTCCGATCGACTGCGGGGCTAGAAGATCATGGACAACCTGGAATCCTACACCCCAAACGCCCCGCGCGCAGCCTTCACCCAGACTATTATCAGGCCTGGGTTTCTGCCTCAGGGTTTTGGGCATGAAAGCGACTCCAGAAGGGTAGGGCTTGGGGTTCTCCTACCTTTCTTATCCGCCCGAGGGTCCTTGGCCGGGTCAGGGTCACCGTAGGCTCGAGGATAAAATGTGGGAGCAGCTGGGAAGGCAGGAGAGCACTTGGGGGGCGAAGGCGCGGGGCCCAGCTCCGCGCGCAGCTCTGCCAGGCCGGGCGCTGCCGCCTCGGGCCCGGAGTAGGCCTCGGGCTTGAAGGCGGCCAGCATGCAGGAGGCGGGCGCCAGGGTGGCCTCGAGGCGCGCAGACAGGTCCCCAGCCGCCAGGCTGCGCTGCTGCTGCTCCAGGTTCAGGATGTCTTTGACTGAGAAGGGCGTGGGTGTGAGCGCAGGGCTGGGGAACATGGTGGCAACGCCGATCTCACAGCGCCAGGTGGGTGGCAGAGAGTGGCGCTGCCCACCCCGGGGGACAGCCTCTCCGCATGGTGCCCGCCGCCCGCCGCTCACCCGCCTCTCTGCCCAGGATGTGGCGCGCGGCAGCAGGTAGCGCAGAGCACCAGGGGCAGAAGAGGCGGGAGCAGGCTGGAGTAAGGGGGGTTCAGCCTGCCATTGGGCCAGGGGCCTCGATGACAGGAGCGACGGGCAGTTCTGCGTCACCTAATATAGACATAGggatagggaaaaaaaatcctgctcAGCTTTTTTTAAAGGGGCCGCGACACATTTGGAATAGTCTCCCACTCCTGCAGGAGATTGCTCCTCGATAGCCTGAAAAAATCCCAGCCAGACGCACTCAAAGAAAATACCTGATTCTATTGTGCTGGGTCTAAACACAGGGTTAGGGTGGGTCTAGGATTTGAATAAATATTCTTTCACACCTATCACTAAATGGGCTAGTGAGGATGAgtagaaagccagaagagggggcGTTATTTTCAGGGATCAAGACTATGAGTGCAATATTGTTTACTGAAGCCTGCttaggaagagaaacagaggagacaGTTCTCAGACGGTcaacaacacatcaaaaggaACTGGGTGGGGCGGCGAGGGGGAGCGGCGTTTAATTCGACCTACAGGATCATATTCAACCCAGGATTCCAGTCAGGCCCCAAGGGGTTCTGAGCTGAATGGAAAGGTGAAGTGGCTAATTGTGGGGTGGGAGTGGCCACCTGCTTCCGACTGAGCTGCTGAAGTAGGGAGTGGCCACCTGCTTCGGACTTTTCGGGCACCTCTCCAGAGAGAAGCATTCTCTGGGGAATTGACCCTTCCGTGAGGGAGTCAGCCCGGGTTCGGCCCAGCTTCCCCGcagaggggcggggggggggtgtctgCCTGGATTCTCCGGAAGCCCAAGCTGCTGTTTTTCACCCCTCCTAGGCCACCAACAAAATTCCCAGACCCTTTCTAGCCCCAATCCCCAGGGCCTACGGAAACTTCTACTCCTCCACGGGGCAGAGGACAGAGCCCGGCAGGTGGAGGGGTGTTTTCAGTTCCCTTGTGGTTCTGTCAGGGTTGAAGGAGCCCACGTTCCGTTCCGTACTAAGAAAGCAGTTGGATCTAAGGAACTCTCGGGCCCTCCCAGACTCCACACAGAAGAGTGaggcttttggggggggggggcgtgtaaTCTTAAAAAGAGAAGGTGCATCTTTTCCAGGCAAAACCTACCCCATTGGAGGTATTACGGGTAAGGCTAGCCACTGGAAGAGCTTGggttcttcatctgaaggttatAAATCCTCACCACACCCATTTGCAAGGGAAATGTCCCCTCACAAAGCAATGTGGTGAGGATTCATCGCCTATATTCGGATATAAGGGCTCCCAGAGTTGACAGATCTGTGGGTCAGGTCAGGAAGGCAAAGGATATGAAGGACTAGTTGGCCACCAGGGAAGAGGCTTTTGGAATAGAAAAAGGGGGTGTGGGTGTAGGGTCAAAGGTTAGCTAAACAAGCCACTCTTAATTATGAATGGGCCCAAAGCCCAGAGATCGAAATTTTTTTGAGTGAAGAGTGTGAACTGTCCCTCCTGGTAGGACAGTGGGTCACTGGCAACCATCTAGGTCAACATTGCAGCCTGTGTAGGCCTGATTTGagttccttcctgcctttcctctAACCCAAAGTTCGAGGCTCCAGGCAGACTGTGGAGTGCGGGCAGTACAGAAAACTCAATGCCAGGCTCCTGCAGTCAGTGCCAGATTGGCAGTCATAGTGAGATCTCAACCCAAGGAGCACAGAGCTTTCTGAAGCTGCTAGCTCTGACTTCAGAGGCAGCCTTTTCAGAGATGTGGGGTACAGAACCCCAGATGTCTCTGTCCCTCCATTCCCTGCCTTCCATTGTATTCCTTTCTCTGCTGCAATCTGCTGCCTTTGCCAGTTTTTTGTTTCCCTCCCTTGCCACAACTTTTGGATAGTTACAGTTGCTGTTCTGAACCAACTTGTCCCGGGACCCTCCTCGCTTTTGGAGATTGGTTTGTGTGGGTTGGAGGGATGTCTGTCACCCAGGCGGTGACGTCTGGCAAAGGAGCCACATCCGATTCAATTAAATGTCTTGCTGAAAACAGCTTCGGGCGGGCGAGGGTCCTGGGAGTCTGTTAAGTGAATCGGCTGGCCCTGCGGATCGCGATGACAGTTTGAAAGATTAGTGTGAGCCGACGCCTGAAATATTACCgtttaattgggggggggggcggtgtatATCGGGGCCGCATCCGGGATCCCtgttttaagtcttttttttttttaaagatagttttgAGAGGGGACATTTCCTTTGCAAATCAATGTGGTGAGGATTTATCACCTTTTTCGGATATGAGGGCTCCCAGAGTTGACAGATCTGTGGGTCAGGtgtcaagaaaaaggaagaaaactcttCTAATTTGAACAAAATCAGTGACTTTCCCACCCCTACAACCTTGGTGAAAAGGCCCTGGCCTTTCTCTTCGGAGAGGAAGCAGGACAGAGTGAGACAAATAGAACAGAATTGGGGTGATCCGTGGGGTTTCTGCAGAGAGCTGTCCAGAGCACTTTCCAATTTGACTTCTCTCCTGGCTGTCTTCAAATCAATAACGAagggtatatatttatatattgctgtgtgtgtgtgtgtgtgtgtgtgtgtgtgtgtgtgtcccaatgGCTGGGAAGGGGCTTGTCTTTCTCCCCAAGGTCTGCTGGTTCAACCTGGCTCGCGCTCTAAGAAGCACTTGGCCAAACACAACCTTCCGTTGGGAGGGGCAGAGACAAAGGAGACTGGAGGAGACAGTGAAAATCTGCGGAGTTATTTCTTTACCTTTTAAAGACTTGGTGCTTTAGGATTAGTCAAATTCCCGGGGTAGCCAGTGCATCCTGcgtaaataaattattattgatTGAAAAGCGATCGGCGCGGCCCTAGCCTAGGCCCCCCCTTTCCTGCAATCAGCAGCGCCGGCCGCGAAAGGTATATATGATTAATTGAAAGATAAGCTGCAACTATCACCCGGAATGTCATTAATGCGCCGGGGAGACGTCCATTGGAGACAGGCTGCGTTATCCGTAGCTTTATCTTCAACAACGCCTCGCTCTCTTGGCCCGCgccagggaaacagatgggggttTCTGTCTGGGACGCTCGCCCCATGTTTATATTTTGGGAAGAATCGCAACTCTAGGGAGTCCCCGGCGGGCCCCCTGATAAATGAACATTAGCACTTTTTCGGACTACTGTATCAACAAAGGGGCCGCGGCACGGCAATAATTGGCGAGAAAGCAAACAGAGGGCGGAGAGCGCGACTCTGCTCTTCGTCCGGCTGATGGATGAGCTGCGCGGCCGCCTCCTGGCCTAGCCCGTGCTTCCTTCCCGCGGGTCGCGCAGGGCCGGCCCGCTCTGCAAGGCCGTACGCCTCTG
Proteins encoded in this region:
- the Nkx2-5 gene encoding homeobox protein Nkx-2.5; translation: MFPSPALTPTPFSVKDILNLEQQQRSLAAGDLSARLEATLAPASCMLAAFKPEAYSGPEAAAPGLAELRAELGPAPSPPKCSPAFPAAPTFYPRAYGDPDPAKDPRADKKELCALQKAVELDKAETDGAERPRARRRRKPRVLFSQAQVYELERRFKQQRYLSAPERDQLASVLKLTSTQVKIWFQNRRYKCKRQRQDQTLELLGPPPPPARRIAVPVLVRDGKPCLGDSAAYAPAYGVGLNAYGYNAYPYPGYGGAACSPGYSCAAYPAAPPAAQPPVASAAAAAAAANGNFVNFGVGDLNTVQSPGMPQGNSGVSTLHGIRAW